The Kitasatospora albolonga nucleotide sequence AGGGAGTAGAAGCGCCGGAGCCACCGGTCGCGCCCGTCGTAGCGGGGGGTGAAGGCGCTGCGGCCGTGCACGACGACATGGTTGTCCAGGACGACGAGGTCGCCCGGCGCGAGCACCAGATCGCGGCAGACCTCCTCCAGCGCGCCGGTGAGGGCCCGCAGCGCCGCCCGCGCCTCCGGTTCGGAGCCCTGGGTGTTGTGCGAGTTGAAGCGCATGAACGGGCGGTCCGCCGGCCCGAAGATCACCGGGTGGGGCCCGGCGGAGGGACGCGGACCCGCGATGTTCCGCGCGAAGGAGGTCGGGTACAGGCTGTGGAACTGCGGCTTCCGCAGCTCCGCCACCTGTTCGTCCGTCAGCAGGGGCAGTGCGTCCCGTACGGACGAGACACGGGTCGCGGCGATCCGCTCGTGGTCCTGGCGCAGGCAGAGCAGGCCCAGGTAGTCGGGGCGCAGGGGGTGGTGCACGTTCTCCGTGTGGAAGTCGAAGGCGACCGAACCGCTGTTCTCGATCCGGGTCTCCTCCCCCCGTACCGGATGGACGTCGTGGAACAGAGCCCCGGACTTCTCGTCCTGATACCCGGTCAGCGAGCCGAGGAGATCCGCGACGAGCATGAGGGTCCCATTGGTGGGATGCCCGTCGAGAACGTGGGCTTCATGGGCCTGCGGAGTCTTCGGGAGCTCGCCCACCGGGACACCGCGGAGCAGGCAGAATCCGTCGGTTCCCTCGTCCGCGCCGAAATCGAGAACCGTTTTGCGCATACCCTCGGGGAGATCCATGAGGAGCCCCGAAGCGACGATGGGGAGCGAGCCCGACAAATGCGCGGCGAGCGCGGACAGCTCGCCTACCTTATCTGCCTCCGCCTCGCTTAATCGGTATTCGTTGAGAGCCTGGGCAATTATTCCCATAATCCTTCACCGATTCCCGTCCGTATGGCTTGCCTTTTACGCCGAAAAACGTATCCCGGGGCCATTCTTTCCGTCAACAATCGGTTTCGGACAGTGACGCCCGTTGTAAACGGGTCCGGCATTACGGGTATCACCCGCCCATGCCCCTTAGCGGGCAAAGTGCCGCAATACACCTCTCCCGGTAAGGGATGTAACCCCGGTTGGTGCTGCCGGTCCCCCGCCGTGAGCTGCCTCTACGGCGCCAGATGTACGGGAGATGAACGGGGCAAATCGCCCTGCCGGGGGGCTTCGTGGCTCACGCTTCGGCACTCACAGGCGCCACTCGGGGCTGGTTTCGCGCCATACGGACCAGGAGAAACAGAGAACGGGCAGGGGTGTGAAGGCAGTCACACGCGCCACGGGAGCCTCGCGCTGCGCGGGGCGGGACTCCGGGGAGAAGTCACGCCCCGCCGCTCTCACGCTCCCGTGCCGCCCATCCCTCTTATCCCTTCAGCCGGTCGTACTGCTCCTGGCTCAGGGTCACTTCGGCCGCCGCGACGTTCTCCTCCAGGTGGGCCATCCGCGCCGTGCCCGGGATGGGGAGCATGACCGGTGAGTGGGCGAGGAGCCAGGCCAGCGAGACCTGGGTGGGGGTGGCGCCGAGTTCGGCCGCCACGGCGGCCACCTCCGCGTTCGCGCCCGCGTCACCGTGGGCCACGGGGCGCCAGGGCAGGAACGCGATTCCGGCGGCCTCGCAGGCGGCGAGCACCGGTTCGTGTTCGCGCTCCAGAAGGTTGTAGCCGTTCTGCACGCTCGCCACGTCGACGAGGGCCCGCGCCTCGTTCAGCTCGTCGACCGTCACCTCGGAGAGGCCGAGGTGACCGATCTTGCCCTCGGACTGCAACTCGCCCAGTGTTCCCAGCTGTTCGGCGAGCGGTGTCTCCGGGTCGATACGGTGCAGCTGGAGCAGTTCGATCCGCTCGACGCGCAGTCGGCGCAGGGCCAGGTCCACCTGTTCCCGCAGCACGGCCGGGCGGGCGTCCAGGCCCCACTCCCCCGTGTCCGCCGAGCGCGCGACACCGACCTTGGTGGTGATGAGGAGGCCGTCCGGGTAGGGGTGCAGCGCTTCTGCGAGCAACTCCTCGTTGGCGCCCCCGCCGTACAGGTGGGCCGTGTCGATCAGGGTGACGCCCAGCTCGACCGCCCGGCGGGCGACCGCGAGGGACCTCGCGCGGTCGGGGCCCGGCCCGGTGGGCAGTCGCATGGCTCCGAACCCGAGACGGTGGACGTCCAGGTCCCCGCCGATACGTAACGTCGTGCTCGTCAACTCTCCTTCTTTCCCGAGGTGGTTGGGCCGATCGGGAGGGCGTCGGCCCAGCCGTGACCCTCGTGTTCCGGGTCCAGACCTTATACCGGTGACATCCGGCCACCCGGGGCCCGGTCCTCAGCCCCGGGAGCCCCGGGCCCCGTCCCCTCCCCCGCCCGCCTCCGCCAGGAACGCCGCCATCTCCCCGTACACCGCCGCAGGATCGTCCAGGTGGACGTCGTGCCCGGCGTCCGGGACCACGGCGATCCGCGTCGCCCCAGGACGCCCGGCCATCCGGTCCACTTCCTCCTGCCGCAGCATCCCCTTCCCGCCCCGCACCACCAGCACCGGGCAACGCACCTGGTCCCACGCGTCCCAGTAGTCACGGTGGGCGTTCTCCTGGACCGTGGCGACCATGACGTCCCGGTCCACGCGCGGGTGGAGGCCCCCCGGCCCCGGGACGAGACCCGCCGCCCAGGCCCGGCCCGCCGCTCCCCCGCCGAAGAACGCCGCCGCCGCCCCGGCGTCCGGGAACGGGACCGGCCACGAGTCCAGCCAGGCCCCGATGGTCGCCGGCAGCGAGGGGCTCGGGCCGCCCGGACCCGCCTCGACCAGGACCAGGGCGCGGACCAGCTCCGGGTGGGCCGCCGCGGTGAGCAGGGCCGTGAGACCGCCCATGGACTGGCCCACCAGGACCAGTTCCCCGGCAGGGAGGCCGAGCCGGCCGACGACCTCCACCACGTCCCGTACGTGGGCGGCACGGGACACGTCCCGGGGGCGGCGGGTACTCGCGCCGCTGCCCCGGGCGTCGAAGGCGACCACCCGGTGCGTGGCCGCGAACCGGGCCGCGAGCGCGTCCCACTCACCGCAGTGACCGGCCAGGCCGTGCAGCAGGAGGAGCGGCGCGGCACTCCCATCACTGTCGCTGCCGCCCCCGCCGGTGTCGGTGCAGAACAGGCGTACGGGCCGGCCGTCCTCGTCCTCGCCCGTCACCTCGACCGTCGTCGTCCTCAAAGTCCTCGAAGTCCTCGAACCCATGTGACGCCTCCCCTCCGTACCCCACCCGACTGCTGGAGGTTAGCCTCCCTACGAAGACGAAGACGGACACAGAACACAGATACGAAGGCGATGGTGGCGGCGATGGCGAAGGTCCCGGCAGCGGCGGTGGCGGCGAGCGGGCTCGTCGGGGGGTACGGCGTCGCCCGGTGGACCAAGAAGCGTCCGCTCGGCGGGGTCGCGCTCGCCGCCGCCGGGTCCCTCGCCGCGTACGAGTGGAACCGTCAGGCCGGGCCGCGTGCGGCCACCGCGCTGACCGTCGCGTACGTCGCCGCCTTCGCCGGTTCGCACCCGCTGGCCAAGAAGGTCGGCGCCTGGCCCGCCGTCTTCGCCGTCGCCGGTGGGGTGGCCGCCGCCTCCTGGGCCGTCACCCGCCGCGCCACGGTCTGAGGGCTCTCCAAAAGAAGTCCGCGCCGCGTTGAACATCCGCCGCGCCACGCCCGTACTACCGGGCAACTCCCCCGCGTAAGCCGGGTGCGTACCCGTACGACAGGACGGGTACGCACCCGGAACCCCGGGAGTCGGGGTCAGCCCCCCAGCGCCCGCGACACCGTATGGATCGCGAGGCCCGCCAGCGCGCCCACCACCGTGCCGTTGATGCGGATGAACTGGAGGTCGCGGCCGATGTGCGCCTCGATCTTCTTCGACGTCTGGTCCGCGTCCCAGCTCGCCACCGTCTCGCTGATCAGCGAGGTGATCTCGGCCCGGTACGTCGTGACCACGTACACCGCCGCGTCCTCCAGCCAGCCGTCCAGCTTGCCCTGGAGGCGCTCGTCGCCCGACAGCCTGGCGCCCAGCGACATCAGGGACGCGCGGGCCCGCAGCCGCAGTTCGCTGCGCTCGTCCTCGGCCGCCGCCATGATCATCGTACGGACGGAGGACCAGGCCGACGCGATGACGTCCTGCACCTCGTCCCGGCCCAGGATCTCCGACTTCAGCCGCTCCACCCGGGCCCGGGTGTCGGCGTCGCTCTGGAGGTCGGCCGCGAAGTCGGTGAGGAACGTGTCGATGGCGCCGCGCGCCGGGTGGCCCGGCATGTCCCGCATCTCCGTGACGAACCGCAGCAGTTCCTTGTAGACCCGCTCGCCCACCCGCTTGTCCACGAAGCGCGGGGTCCAGCCCGGCGCCCCGCCCTGCACCGCGTCCATCACCGAGGCGCCGTGCTCCACCAG carries:
- a CDS encoding oxygenase, which encodes MGIIAQALNEYRLSEAEADKVGELSALAAHLSGSLPIVASGLLMDLPEGMRKTVLDFGADEGTDGFCLLRGVPVGELPKTPQAHEAHVLDGHPTNGTLMLVADLLGSLTGYQDEKSGALFHDVHPVRGEETRIENSGSVAFDFHTENVHHPLRPDYLGLLCLRQDHERIAATRVSSVRDALPLLTDEQVAELRKPQFHSLYPTSFARNIAGPRPSAGPHPVIFGPADRPFMRFNSHNTQGSEPEARAALRALTGALEEVCRDLVLAPGDLVVLDNHVVVHGRSAFTPRYDGRDRWLRRFYSLRNTPLWAQRMMWHPRVLPAMTEIRGVL
- a CDS encoding alpha/beta hydrolase, with the translated sequence MGSRTSRTLRTTTVEVTGEDEDGRPVRLFCTDTGGGGSDSDGSAAPLLLLHGLAGHCGEWDALAARFAATHRVVAFDARGSGASTRRPRDVSRAAHVRDVVEVVGRLGLPAGELVLVGQSMGGLTALLTAAAHPELVRALVLVEAGPGGPSPSLPATIGAWLDSWPVPFPDAGAAAAFFGGGAAGRAWAAGLVPGPGGLHPRVDRDVMVATVQENAHRDYWDAWDQVRCPVLVVRGGKGMLRQEEVDRMAGRPGATRIAVVPDAGHDVHLDDPAAVYGEMAAFLAEAGGGGDGARGSRG
- a CDS encoding oxidoreductase, which encodes MTSTTLRIGGDLDVHRLGFGAMRLPTGPGPDRARSLAVARRAVELGVTLIDTAHLYGGGANEELLAEALHPYPDGLLITTKVGVARSADTGEWGLDARPAVLREQVDLALRRLRVERIELLQLHRIDPETPLAEQLGTLGELQSEGKIGHLGLSEVTVDELNEARALVDVASVQNGYNLLEREHEPVLAACEAAGIAFLPWRPVAHGDAGANAEVAAVAAELGATPTQVSLAWLLAHSPVMLPIPGTARMAHLEENVAAAEVTLSQEQYDRLKG